One window of Cygnus olor isolate bCygOlo1 chromosome 28, bCygOlo1.pri.v2, whole genome shotgun sequence genomic DNA carries:
- the LOC121060955 gene encoding loricrin-like isoform X6 produces MCSRQSSGGCHETSSQSGGCHSGGSCCHGGSSSSYQAQGSSCCGGGSGGSAQVIVSSGGGGGGSCCGGGSSGYGMGGGYSSGGSSGSKSIIGGGGSGGSSGCCGGGSSSGGSSGGKIIIVGGGSSSGGSSGCCGGGSSGYGMGGGYSSGGSSGSKSIIGGGSSSGGSSGCCSGGSSGYGMGGGYSSGGSSGSKSIIGGGGSGGSSGCCGGGSSSGGSSGGKIIIVGGGSSSGGSSGCCGGGSSGYGMGGGYSSGGSSGSKSIIGGGGSGGSSGCCGGGSSSGGSSGGKIIIVGGGSSSGGSSGCCSGGSSGYSMGGGYSSSGSSGSKSIIGGGGSGGSSGCCGGGSSSGGSSGGKIIIVGGGSSSGGSSGCCGGGSSGYSMGGGSSSSSGGSGQKIIVSSGGGGGGSSGCCCSGGSGSGSGGSSQSMQQKCPIVIPSTQGHQTKQACPWPPSHK; encoded by the exons ATGTGCTCCCGACAGAGCTCCGGAGGCTGCCATGAGACGTCCTCCCAGTCCGGGGGGTGCCACAGCGGGGGCTCGTGCTGCCACGggggcagctcctccagctACCAGGCGCAGGGCTCCTCTTGCTGcgggggtggcagcgggggctCTGCCCAGGTCATTGTGAGCTCCGGCGGTGGAGGAGGGGGCTCCTGCTGCGGTGGGGGCTCCTCAGGCTACGGCATGGGAGGAGGATACAGCAGCGGTGGCTCTTCAGGATCAAAGAGCATTATTGGAGGTGGAGGCAGTGGAGGGTCCTCTGGGTGCTGCGGTGGTGGATCCAGCAGTGGTGGGTCATCAGGAGGCAAGATCATAATTGTAGGAGGTGGAAGCAGCAGCGGTGGATCCTCTGGATGCTGTGGTGGAG GCTCCTCTGGCTACGGCATGGGAGGAGGATACAGCAGCGGTGGCTCTTCAGGATCAAAGAGCATTATTGGAG GTGGAAGCAGCAGCGGAGGATCCTCTGGGTGCTGCAGTGGGGGCTCCTCAG GCTACGGCATGGGAGGAGGATACAGCAGCGGTGGCTCTTCAGGATCAAAGAGCATTATTGGAGGTGGAGGCAGTGGAGGGTCCTCTGGGTGCTGCGGTGGTGGATCCAGCAGTGGTGGGTCATCAGGAGGCAAGATCATAATTGTAGGAGGTGGAAGCAGCAGCGGTGGATCCTCTGGATGCTGTGGTGGAGGCTCCTCTGGCTACGGCATGGGAGGAGGATACAGCAGCGGTGGCTCTTCAGGATCAAAGAGCATTATTGGAGGTGGAGGCAGTGGAGGGTCCTCTGGGTGCTGCGGTGGTGGATCCAGCAGTGGTGGGTCATCAGGAGGCAAGATCATAATTGTAGGAGGTGGAAGCAGCAGTGGAGGATCCTCTGGGTGCTGCAGTGGGGGCTCCTCAGGCTACAGCATGGGAGGAGGATACAGCAGCAGTGGCTCTTCAGGATCAAAGAGCATTATTGGAGGTGGAGGCAGTGGTGGTTCCTCTGGATGCTGCGGTGGAGGATCCAGCAGTGGTGGATCCTCAGGAGGCAAGATAATAATTGTTGGAGGTGGAAGCAGCAGCGGTGGATCCTCTGGATGCTGTGGTGGGGGCTCCTCAGGCTACAGCATGGGAGGAggatccagcagcagcagtggaggATCTGGCCAGAAGATCATTGTGAGCtctggaggtggaggaggtggctcctcaggatgctgctgcagtgggGGCTCTGGCAGTG GCAGTGGCGGGTCCTCCCAGTCCATGCAGCAGAAATGCCCCATTGTCATTCCCAGCACCCAGGGCCATCAGACCAAGCAGGCCTGCCCCTGGCCCCCCAGCCACAAGTAA
- the LOC121060955 gene encoding loricrin-like isoform X7: MCSRQSSGGCHETSSQSGGCHSGGSCCHGGSSSSYQAQGSSCCGGGSGGSAQVIVSSGGGGGGSCCGGGSSGYGMGGGYSSGGSSGSKSIIGGGGSGGSSGCCGGGSSSGGSSGGKIIIVGGGSSSGGSSGCCGGGSSGYGMGGGYSSGGSSGSKSIIGGGGSGGSSGCCGGGSSGYGMGGGYSSGGSSGSKSIIGGGGSGGSSGCCGGGSSSGGSSGGKIIIVGGGSSSGGSSGCCGGGSSGYGMGGGYSSGGSSGSKSIIGGGGSGGSSGCCGGGSSSGGSSGGKIIIVGGGSSSGGSSGCCSGGSSGYSMGGGYSSSGSSGSKSIIGGGGSGGSSGCCGGGSSSGGSSGGKIIIVGGGSSSGGSSGCCGGGSSGYSMGGGSSSSSGGSGQKIIVSSGGGGGGSSGCCCSGGSGSGSGGSSQSMQQKCPIVIPSTQGHQTKQACPWPPSHK, encoded by the exons ATGTGCTCCCGACAGAGCTCCGGAGGCTGCCATGAGACGTCCTCCCAGTCCGGGGGGTGCCACAGCGGGGGCTCGTGCTGCCACGggggcagctcctccagctACCAGGCGCAGGGCTCCTCTTGCTGcgggggtggcagcgggggctCTGCCCAGGTCATTGTGAGCTCCGGCGGTGGAGGAGGGGGCTCCTGCTGCGGTGGGGGCTCCTCAGGCTACGGCATGGGAGGAGGATACAGCAGCGGTGGCTCTTCAGGATCAAAGAGCATTATTGGAGGTGGAGGCAGTGGAGGGTCCTCTGGGTGCTGCGGTGGTGGATCCAGCAGTGGTGGGTCATCAGGAGGCAAGATCATAATTGTAGGAGGTGGAAGCAGCAGCGGTGGATCCTCTGGATGCTGTGGTGGAGGCTCCTCTGGCTACGGCATGGGAGGAGGATACAGCAGCGGTGGCTCTTCAGGATCAAAGAGCATTATTGGAGGTGGAGGCAGTGGAGGGTCCTCTGGA TGCTGCGGTGGGGGCTCCTCAGGCTACGGCATGGGAGGAGGATACAGCAGCGGTGGCTCTTCAGGATCAAAGAGCATTATTGGAGGTGGAGGCAGTGGAGGGTCCTCTGGGTGCTGCGGTGGTGGATCCAGCAGTGGTGGGTCATCAGGAGGCAAGATCATAATTGTAGGAGGTGGAAGCAGCAGCGGTGGATCCTCTGGATGCTGTGGTGGAGGCTCCTCTGGCTACGGCATGGGAGGAGGATACAGCAGCGGTGGCTCTTCAGGATCAAAGAGCATTATTGGAGGTGGAGGCAGTGGAGGGTCCTCTGGGTGCTGCGGTGGTGGATCCAGCAGTGGTGGGTCATCAGGAGGCAAGATCATAATTGTAGGAGGTGGAAGCAGCAGTGGAGGATCCTCTGGGTGCTGCAGTGGGGGCTCCTCAGGCTACAGCATGGGAGGAGGATACAGCAGCAGTGGCTCTTCAGGATCAAAGAGCATTATTGGAGGTGGAGGCAGTGGTGGTTCCTCTGGATGCTGCGGTGGAGGATCCAGCAGTGGTGGATCCTCAGGAGGCAAGATAATAATTGTTGGAGGTGGAAGCAGCAGCGGTGGATCCTCTGGATGCTGTGGTGGGGGCTCCTCAGGCTACAGCATGGGAGGAggatccagcagcagcagtggaggATCTGGCCAGAAGATCATTGTGAGCtctggaggtggaggaggtggctcctcaggatgctgctgcagtgggGGCTCTGGCAGTG GCAGTGGCGGGTCCTCCCAGTCCATGCAGCAGAAATGCCCCATTGTCATTCCCAGCACCCAGGGCCATCAGACCAAGCAGGCCTGCCCCTGGCCCCCCAGCCACAAGTAA
- the LOC121060955 gene encoding loricrin-like isoform X1 has translation MCSRQSSGGCHETSSQSGGCHSGGSCCHGGSSSSYQAQGSSCCGGGSGGSAQVIVSSGGGGGGSCCGGGSSGYGMGGGYSSGGSSGSKSIIGGGGSGGSSGCCGGGSSSGGSSGGKIIIVGGGSSSGGSSGCCGGGSSGYGMGGGYSSGGSSGSKSIIGGGGSGGSSGCCGGGSSSGGSSGGKIIIVGGGSSSGGSSGCCGGGSSGYSMGGGSSYGMGGGYSSGGSSGSKSIIGGGGSGGSSGCCGGGSSSGGSSGGKIIIVGGGSSSGGSSGCCGGGSSGYGMGGGYSSGGSSGSKSIIGGGGSGGSSGCCGGGSSSGGSSGGKIIIVGGGSSSGGSSGCCSGGSSGYSMGGGYSSSGSSGSKSIIGGGGSGGSSGCCGGGSSSGGSSGGKIIIVGGGSSSGGSSGCCGGGSSGYSMGGGSSSSSGGSGQKIIVSSGGGGGGSSGCCCSGGSGSGSGGSSQSMQQKCPIVIPSTQGHQTKQACPWPPSHK, from the exons ATGTGCTCCCGACAGAGCTCCGGAGGCTGCCATGAGACGTCCTCCCAGTCCGGGGGGTGCCACAGCGGGGGCTCGTGCTGCCACGggggcagctcctccagctACCAGGCGCAGGGCTCCTCTTGCTGcgggggtggcagcgggggctCTGCCCAGGTCATTGTGAGCTCCGGCGGTGGAGGAGGGGGCTCCTGCTGCGGTGGGGGCTCCTCAGGCTACGGCATGGGAGGAGGATACAGCAGCGGTGGCTCTTCAGGATCAAAGAGCATTATTGGAGGTGGAGGCAGTGGAGGGTCCTCTGGGTGCTGCGGTGGTGGATCCAGCAGTGGTGGGTCATCAGGAGGCAAGATCATAATTGTAGGAGGTGGAAGCAGCAGCGGTGGATCCTCTGGATGCTGTGGTGGAGGCTCCTCTGGCTACGGCATGGGAGGAGGATACAGCAGCGGTGGCTCTTCAGGATCAAAGAGCATTATTGGAGGTGGAGGCAGTGGAGGGTCCTCTGGATGCTGCGGTGGAGGATCCAGCAGTGGTGGATCCTCAGGAGGCAAGATAATAATTGTTGGAGGTGGAAGCAGCAGCGGTGGATCCTCTGGATGCTGTGGTGGGGGCTCCTCAG GCTACAGCATGGGAGGAggatcca GCTACGGCATGGGAGGAGGATACAGCAGCGGTGGCTCTTCAGGATCAAAGAGCATTATTGGAGGTGGAGGCAGTGGAGGGTCCTCTGGGTGCTGCGGTGGTGGATCCAGCAGTGGTGGGTCATCAGGAGGCAAGATCATAATTGTAGGAGGTGGAAGCAGCAGCGGTGGATCCTCTGGATGCTGTGGTGGAGGCTCCTCTGGCTACGGCATGGGAGGAGGATACAGCAGCGGTGGCTCTTCAGGATCAAAGAGCATTATTGGAGGTGGAGGCAGTGGAGGGTCCTCTGGGTGCTGCGGTGGTGGATCCAGCAGTGGTGGGTCATCAGGAGGCAAGATCATAATTGTAGGAGGTGGAAGCAGCAGTGGAGGATCCTCTGGGTGCTGCAGTGGGGGCTCCTCAGGCTACAGCATGGGAGGAGGATACAGCAGCAGTGGCTCTTCAGGATCAAAGAGCATTATTGGAGGTGGAGGCAGTGGTGGTTCCTCTGGATGCTGCGGTGGAGGATCCAGCAGTGGTGGATCCTCAGGAGGCAAGATAATAATTGTTGGAGGTGGAAGCAGCAGCGGTGGATCCTCTGGATGCTGTGGTGGGGGCTCCTCAGGCTACAGCATGGGAGGAggatccagcagcagcagtggaggATCTGGCCAGAAGATCATTGTGAGCtctggaggtggaggaggtggctcctcaggatgctgctgcagtgggGGCTCTGGCAGTG GCAGTGGCGGGTCCTCCCAGTCCATGCAGCAGAAATGCCCCATTGTCATTCCCAGCACCCAGGGCCATCAGACCAAGCAGGCCTGCCCCTGGCCCCCCAGCCACAAGTAA
- the LOC121060955 gene encoding loricrin-like isoform X4 yields the protein MCSRQSSGGCHETSSQSGGCHSGGSCCHGGSSSSYQAQGSSCCGGGSGGSAQVIVSSGGGGGGSCCGGGSSGYGMGGGYSSGGSSGSKSIIGGGGSGGSSGCCGGGSSSGGSSGGKIIIVGGGSSSGGSSGCCGGGSSGYGMGGGYSSGGSSGSKSIIGGGGSGGSSGCCGGGSSSGGSSGGKIIIVGGGSSSGGSSGCCGGGSSGYGMGGGYSSGGSSGSKSIIGGGGSGGSSGCCGGGSSSGGSSGGKIIIVGGGSSSGGSSGCCGGGSSGYGMGGGYSSGGSSGSKSIIGGGGSGGSSGCCGGGSSSGGSSGGKIIIVGGGSSSGGSSGCCSGGSSGYSMGGGYSSSGSSGSKSIIGGGGSGGSSGCCGGGSSSGGSSGGKIIIVGGGSSSGGSSGCCGGGSSGYSMGGGSSSSSGGSGQKIIVSSGGGGGGSSGCCCSGGSGSGSGGSSQSMQQKCPIVIPSTQGHQTKQACPWPPSHK from the exons ATGTGCTCCCGACAGAGCTCCGGAGGCTGCCATGAGACGTCCTCCCAGTCCGGGGGGTGCCACAGCGGGGGCTCGTGCTGCCACGggggcagctcctccagctACCAGGCGCAGGGCTCCTCTTGCTGcgggggtggcagcgggggctCTGCCCAGGTCATTGTGAGCTCCGGCGGTGGAGGAGGGGGCTCCTGCTGCGGTGGGGGCTCCTCAGGCTACGGCATGGGAGGAGGATACAGCAGCGGTGGCTCTTCAGGATCAAAGAGCATTATTGGAGGTGGAGGCAGTGGAGGGTCCTCTGGGTGCTGCGGTGGTGGATCCAGCAGTGGTGGGTCATCAGGAGGCAAGATCATAATTGTAGGAGGTGGAAGCAGCAGCGGTGGATCCTCTGGATGCTGTGGTGGAGGCTCCTCTGGCTACGGCATGGGAGGAGGATACAGCAGCGGTGGCTCTTCAGGATCAAAGAGCATTATTGGAGGTGGAGGCAGTGGAGGGTCCTCTGGATGCTGCGGTGGAGGATCCAGCAGTGGTGGATCCTCAGGAGGCAAGATAATAATTGTTGGAGGTGGAAGCAGCAGCGGTGGATCCTCTGGATGCTGTGGTGGGGGCTCCTCAG GCTACGGCATGGGAGGAGGATACAGCAGCGGTGGCTCTTCAGGATCAAAGAGCATTATTGGAGGTGGAGGCAGTGGAGGGTCCTCTGGGTGCTGCGGTGGTGGATCCAGCAGTGGTGGGTCATCAGGAGGCAAGATCATAATTGTAGGAGGTGGAAGCAGCAGCGGTGGATCCTCTGGATGCTGTGGTGGAGGCTCCTCTGGCTACGGCATGGGAGGAGGATACAGCAGCGGTGGCTCTTCAGGATCAAAGAGCATTATTGGAGGTGGAGGCAGTGGAGGGTCCTCTGGGTGCTGCGGTGGTGGATCCAGCAGTGGTGGGTCATCAGGAGGCAAGATCATAATTGTAGGAGGTGGAAGCAGCAGTGGAGGATCCTCTGGGTGCTGCAGTGGGGGCTCCTCAGGCTACAGCATGGGAGGAGGATACAGCAGCAGTGGCTCTTCAGGATCAAAGAGCATTATTGGAGGTGGAGGCAGTGGTGGTTCCTCTGGATGCTGCGGTGGAGGATCCAGCAGTGGTGGATCCTCAGGAGGCAAGATAATAATTGTTGGAGGTGGAAGCAGCAGCGGTGGATCCTCTGGATGCTGTGGTGGGGGCTCCTCAGGCTACAGCATGGGAGGAggatccagcagcagcagtggaggATCTGGCCAGAAGATCATTGTGAGCtctggaggtggaggaggtggctcctcaggatgctgctgcagtgggGGCTCTGGCAGTG GCAGTGGCGGGTCCTCCCAGTCCATGCAGCAGAAATGCCCCATTGTCATTCCCAGCACCCAGGGCCATCAGACCAAGCAGGCCTGCCCCTGGCCCCCCAGCCACAAGTAA